The proteins below come from a single Staphylococcus sp. MI 10-1553 genomic window:
- the pstC gene encoding phosphate ABC transporter permease subunit PstC — translation MKSQNNIRALIQKKSHAGSSLSAKMMPIILAIIAAISILTTLGIVITLLTETITFFTRVPLSKFFLETDWNPFSATPKYGIWALIVGTLKITLIATIFAVPVGLGAAIYLSEYASKKTRKIIKPILEVLAGIPTIVYGFFALTLVTPVLRTIFPSIGSFNAISPGLVVGVMIIPMIASMSEDAMSSVPQKIREGALGLGSTKLEMVFKVVIPAATSGIMASIVLAISRAIGETMIVSLAAGSSPSFDLSFSHSIQTMTAYIVQVSQGDATNGSDLYYSIYAVGFTLFIFTLVMNFISQWITKRFREEY, via the coding sequence ATGAAATCACAAAATAATATTAGAGCACTCATTCAAAAGAAGAGTCATGCGGGCTCATCTCTCAGCGCTAAAATGATGCCGATTATTTTAGCCATTATTGCTGCGATATCCATTTTGACAACTCTTGGCATTGTGATCACGTTGCTCACCGAAACAATCACTTTTTTCACACGTGTGCCGTTATCCAAATTTTTTCTTGAAACTGATTGGAATCCTTTTAGTGCCACACCTAAATACGGCATTTGGGCATTAATTGTAGGAACTTTAAAAATTACGTTAATCGCGACAATTTTTGCAGTACCAGTTGGTTTAGGTGCCGCAATTTATTTGAGTGAATATGCTTCCAAAAAAACACGTAAAATCATTAAACCGATTTTAGAAGTTTTGGCAGGTATTCCCACAATTGTTTACGGCTTTTTTGCACTCACGTTAGTTACGCCTGTACTGAGAACAATTTTCCCAAGTATCGGCAGTTTTAATGCGATCAGCCCAGGTTTAGTTGTAGGTGTCATGATTATTCCAATGATAGCGAGTATGAGCGAAGATGCGATGTCTTCGGTTCCTCAAAAAATTCGCGAAGGTGCACTGGGCCTCGGTTCTACTAAGTTAGAAATGGTGTTCAAAGTGGTCATCCCTGCAGCAACATCAGGTATTATGGCTTCAATTGTATTAGCTATTTCACGTGCCATTGGTGAAACGATGATTGTGTCACTCGCAGCAGGTTCAAGTCCATCATTTGACTTGTCATTCTCGCATTCGATTCAAACAATGACAGCCTATATTGTTCAAGTCTCACAAGGGGATGCAACGAATGGGTCCGATCTTTATTACAGTATTTACGCAGTCGGATTCACATTATTTATTTTCACATTAGTGATGAACTTTATTTCACAATGGATAACTAAACGTTTCAGGGAGGAGTATTAA
- the pstA gene encoding phosphate ABC transporter permease PstA — protein MNLVDQKNVEAQLSGRLTKNKVFKTIFFICTLLGLIVLAILIIDILRKGLPVMSTDFFTNFSSSSASSAGVKGALIGTLWLMMTLIPIALVLGVGSAIYLEEYAKDNAFTKFIRVNISNLASVPSIVYGLLGATIFVALLQLGNSVIAAALTLALLILPVIIVASQEAIRSVPHSVKEASYGLGANKWQTIQQVVLPAAIPGIITGVILAISRAIGETAPLVAIGIPTILLRTPNSILDSFQTLPLQIYDWARKPGIDFQALSSAAIIVLLAILLILNTIAVIIRNKYSNKY, from the coding sequence ATGAATTTAGTGGATCAAAAAAATGTCGAAGCACAACTCTCTGGTCGTTTGACTAAAAACAAAGTATTTAAAACGATTTTCTTTATTTGTACATTATTAGGACTCATCGTTTTAGCCATTCTTATTATTGATATTTTAAGAAAAGGGCTACCAGTAATGAGCACTGACTTTTTTACGAACTTTTCTTCATCGTCAGCAAGTTCAGCTGGGGTAAAAGGCGCCTTAATCGGAACATTGTGGCTCATGATGACCTTAATTCCTATCGCGCTCGTTTTAGGAGTTGGTAGTGCGATTTATTTGGAAGAATATGCAAAAGACAATGCATTTACTAAATTTATTCGTGTCAATATATCAAATTTAGCTTCAGTTCCTTCTATCGTTTACGGTTTATTGGGCGCAACGATTTTTGTCGCATTACTGCAATTAGGGAATTCGGTCATAGCTGCTGCATTAACGCTAGCATTACTCATTTTACCTGTTATTATCGTCGCTAGCCAAGAAGCCATTCGCTCTGTACCTCATTCAGTGAAGGAAGCATCATATGGATTAGGGGCGAATAAATGGCAAACGATACAACAAGTCGTGTTACCCGCAGCAATTCCCGGCATTATTACAGGTGTTATTTTAGCCATTTCACGTGCCATTGGCGAAACAGCACCATTAGTCGCGATTGGTATTCCGACGATTTTATTACGAACACCGAACAGTATATTAGATTCGTTCCAAACATTACCTTTACAAATTTATGATTGGGCACGTAAACCTGGCATCGATTTCCAAGCGTTATCGTCTGCTGCCATTATCGTATTACTCGCTATTCTACTTATTTTAAATACTATTGCAGTCATTATTCGGAACAAATATTCTAACAAGTATTAA
- the pstB gene encoding phosphate ABC transporter ATP-binding protein PstB: MTEIQTLERETEIVNQKQQSHIHQQTEQNHAIVYSTQNLDLWYGEQHSLKNINLDIYEKNVTAIIGPSGSGKSTYVKALNRMVELVPSVKTSGKIFYRDQNIFDKRYPVEKLRTQVGMVFQQPNPFPKSIYDNITYGPRIHGIKDKKILDEIVEKSLKGAAIWDELKDRLNQNAYSLSGGQQQRVCIARCLAIEPDVILMDEPTSALDPISTLKVEELIQDLKKDYSIIIVTHNMQQAARVSDKTAFFLNGYVNEYDDTDKIFSNPSDKQTEDYISGRFG, translated from the coding sequence ATGACTGAAATTCAAACATTGGAAAGAGAAACTGAAATCGTTAATCAAAAGCAACAAAGTCATATACACCAACAAACAGAACAAAATCATGCTATCGTATATTCTACGCAAAACTTAGATTTATGGTATGGTGAACAACATTCTTTAAAAAATATTAACTTAGACATTTACGAAAAGAATGTCACTGCGATTATTGGGCCATCTGGTTCTGGCAAATCAACATATGTGAAAGCACTTAATCGTATGGTTGAACTCGTTCCATCTGTGAAAACGTCAGGCAAAATTTTCTATAGAGATCAAAATATTTTCGATAAACGTTATCCGGTTGAAAAGTTACGTACACAAGTTGGGATGGTTTTCCAACAACCGAATCCATTTCCAAAATCCATTTACGACAATATTACGTACGGGCCACGTATTCACGGCATTAAAGATAAGAAAATATTAGATGAAATTGTTGAAAAATCACTTAAAGGCGCAGCGATTTGGGATGAATTAAAAGACCGTCTGAACCAAAATGCATATAGCCTTTCTGGTGGTCAACAGCAACGTGTATGTATTGCGCGTTGTTTAGCAATTGAGCCTGATGTCATTTTAATGGACGAACCGACATCAGCGCTTGACCCTATTTCGACGTTAAAAGTGGAAGAACTGATTCAAGATTTAAAGAAAGATTATTCTATTATTATTGTCACGCATAATATGCAACAAGCGGCACGTGTTTCTGACAAAACGGCCTTTTTCTTAAATGGTTACGTGAATGAATATGATGACACGGATAAGATTTTCTCAAACCCTTCTGATAAGCAAACAGAAGATTATATTTCAGGACGTTTTGGTTAA
- the phoU gene encoding phosphate signaling complex protein PhoU, with product MTVIRKRYEGQLNDLLKDLRVLGLHTYSMVQKSVKVLSDEDITHARQIVKSDRKINQMEYDINEKVVMLITRQQPIAKDLRMMIATLKIASEFERIGDNAANIAKIRTRAQITDHYIITRLETMGALALLMLQDLYDATKNDDLDLVKEIIERDIDIDDLYKQIINTSYLIDNDPFVAGQAHLVARYLERIGDHVVNIAEHLYYFITGDRYESYTN from the coding sequence ATGACAGTCATTAGAAAGCGTTATGAAGGTCAACTCAATGATTTGCTAAAAGATTTACGTGTTTTGGGGTTGCACACGTACAGTATGGTTCAGAAATCCGTAAAAGTCTTATCAGATGAAGATATTACACATGCGCGACAAATTGTGAAAAGCGATAGAAAAATCAATCAAATGGAATATGATATTAACGAAAAAGTCGTGATGCTAATTACACGACAACAACCGATTGCGAAAGATTTAAGAATGATGATTGCAACACTTAAAATCGCTTCCGAATTTGAACGTATAGGGGATAATGCCGCAAATATCGCTAAAATTAGAACACGTGCACAGATTACCGATCACTATATTATAACACGGCTTGAAACAATGGGCGCCTTGGCGTTGTTGATGCTTCAAGATTTATATGATGCTACTAAAAACGATGATTTAGATCTTGTTAAAGAAATTATAGAACGAGATATTGACATTGATGATTTATATAAGCAGATTATTAATACGAGTTACTTAATAGATAATGATCCGTTTGTCGCTGGTCAGGCGCATCTTGTTGCACGATATCTAGAGCGCATTGGTGATCACGTCGTCAATATCGCTGAACATTTGTATTATTTTATTACCGGTGATCGCTATGAATCTTATACGAATTAA
- the rpmG gene encoding 50S ribosomal protein L33 yields the protein MRVNVTLACTDCGDRNYITTKNKRTNPERIEMKKFCARENKQTLHRETK from the coding sequence ATGCGCGTAAACGTTACTTTAGCATGTACAGATTGTGGAGATCGTAACTACATCACTACTAAAAACAAACGTACTAATCCTGAACGTATTGAAATGAAAAAATTCTGTGCACGTGAAAACAAACAAACATTACACCGAGAAACAAAATAA
- a CDS encoding 5-formyltetrahydrofolate cyclo-ligase, whose translation MTKKALRQTTLQKMKMLQTEQKKTADRWLFEQLIQHPKYQQAKQLGLVLSMAHEVTTDPIIRHAINEGKTVYVPTTDYEKKAMVFQQFTTFDQLATDDKGIRYIQADSPVQNELDLVIVPGVVFNKDGYRIGYGGGYFDRYLSEYEPTNLSLIYDIQLNEIVDIEPHDYPVSELIIAKT comes from the coding sequence ATGACTAAAAAGGCATTACGCCAAACTACATTACAAAAAATGAAAATGCTTCAAACCGAACAAAAGAAAACAGCAGATCGTTGGTTATTTGAACAACTCATTCAACATCCTAAATATCAACAGGCAAAGCAACTCGGCCTAGTATTGTCAATGGCACATGAAGTTACGACTGATCCCATTATTCGGCATGCAATAAACGAAGGCAAAACCGTTTATGTGCCTACAACAGATTATGAAAAGAAAGCAATGGTGTTCCAACAGTTCACAACATTTGATCAGTTAGCAACAGATGACAAGGGGATTCGCTATATTCAAGCTGATAGTCCGGTGCAAAACGAATTAGATTTAGTCATTGTACCTGGTGTTGTATTCAATAAAGACGGATATCGGATTGGTTATGGTGGCGGTTATTTTGATCGATATCTGTCAGAATATGAGCCTACCAATTTAAGTCTCATTTATGATATACAACTCAACGAAATAGTGGACATTGAACCTCATGACTATCCTGTGTCAGAACTCATTATTGCAAAGACATAA
- a CDS encoding rhomboid family intramembrane serine protease: MFEEKHLWQTSFLWMRYLNYDCVHYEKDKNEVWLAHKKRQHVVIFKQGAFTTQELDFDKDRIVEHQQQIAVFLGYDIKRYDVYVLTDKPFNTVNFNVHEPLQVQFHSIHNVKTLRNMTTHPIIKRKLGQKDSKSLKEYQKRVLNQNIVEKAMYRFTPITYAVVAINVLIWMIVTWFTPHHTDYEIINLGALAHFNVVHGEWYRLITSMFLHIEFQHLLLNMLSLFIFGKLLEAFIGPLKMLGIYLLSGIIGNLISLAFITTSFSLGASGAIFGLMGALVALMIISRRFDQKVILQMVIAVVVMASLTLLIQNVNVVAHLGGLLGGVLVVYLGYYFNQKRLYFYILLGISIVTLILICIKIFMTSDTNIYNQIIQQEMHDGQYTEAKDMIKQTYQNGYADDVTYYLSGIIIATQDSKAEAMAEWERGLKYFPNSPTLNYHMAIANRSLGDDKQAKSYIQKAIKASPKNQDYQNLKKELDD; this comes from the coding sequence ATGTTTGAAGAAAAACACTTATGGCAAACAAGTTTTCTATGGATGCGATACTTAAACTATGACTGCGTTCATTACGAAAAAGATAAAAATGAAGTCTGGCTTGCACATAAAAAAAGGCAACATGTTGTTATTTTTAAGCAAGGGGCATTCACTACTCAAGAACTCGATTTCGATAAAGATCGTATTGTAGAACATCAACAACAAATTGCTGTGTTCTTAGGGTATGATATTAAACGCTATGATGTCTATGTGTTAACAGATAAACCATTTAACACGGTGAACTTTAACGTACATGAACCGCTTCAAGTGCAATTCCATAGTATTCATAATGTAAAAACACTTCGCAATATGACAACGCATCCCATCATCAAAAGAAAATTAGGTCAAAAAGACTCAAAATCATTAAAAGAGTACCAAAAACGTGTCCTTAATCAAAATATCGTTGAAAAAGCAATGTATCGTTTTACGCCGATTACATATGCAGTCGTTGCAATCAATGTTTTAATTTGGATGATTGTCACTTGGTTTACACCACATCATACAGATTATGAAATTATAAATTTAGGTGCACTTGCTCATTTTAATGTCGTTCATGGGGAATGGTACCGACTCATTACATCAATGTTTTTACATATTGAATTTCAACATTTATTATTAAATATGTTGTCACTCTTTATCTTCGGCAAACTCCTTGAAGCATTTATCGGTCCTTTGAAAATGTTAGGGATTTATTTATTATCAGGCATTATCGGCAACCTGATTTCTCTTGCTTTTATTACAACGAGTTTTTCATTAGGTGCGAGTGGCGCGATTTTCGGTTTAATGGGTGCTTTAGTTGCGCTCATGATAATAAGTCGTCGCTTTGATCAAAAAGTGATCTTACAAATGGTGATAGCTGTTGTTGTCATGGCGAGCTTAACACTTCTGATTCAAAACGTGAATGTCGTTGCACATTTAGGTGGGCTGCTTGGCGGTGTACTTGTCGTTTATTTAGGTTATTATTTCAATCAAAAACGTCTTTATTTTTATATTTTACTCGGTATTTCAATCGTCACATTGATACTGATTTGCATTAAAATCTTTATGACATCCGATACGAATATTTATAATCAAATTATTCAACAAGAAATGCATGATGGGCAATATACCGAAGCCAAAGATATGATTAAACAAACTTATCAAAATGGATATGCAGATGATGTGACTTATTACTTATCAGGTATTATTATTGCTACACAGGATTCTAAAGCTGAAGCAATGGCTGAATGGGAGCGAGGTCTTAAATATTTTCCCAACTCTCCAACGTTAAATTATCATATGGCCATTGCGAATCGCTCATTAGGAGACGATAAACAAGCCAAATCTTATATCCAGAAGGCCATTAAAGCAAGCCCGAAAAATCAAGATTATCAGAATTTGAAAAAAGAACTGGATGATTAA
- a CDS encoding YqgQ family protein encodes MQTQLNTFYDVLQLLKKFGFIIYFDNKGDMLEMIEQEIQTLYRHELITRDEFVQSKLLINQRRMNKE; translated from the coding sequence ATGCAAACACAATTGAATACGTTTTATGATGTACTCCAACTATTAAAAAAATTTGGCTTTATTATTTATTTCGATAACAAAGGTGATATGCTAGAAATGATTGAACAAGAAATTCAAACATTATATCGCCATGAATTAATCACTAGAGACGAATTTGTCCAATCTAAATTATTAATTAATCAAAGAAGGATGAATAAAGAATGA
- a CDS encoding ROK family glucokinase: protein MSKHLILAADIGGTTCKLGIFDKSLTQLSKWSIETDISDPTGEVLLKQIYDAFVHEMERNHYDMNEVVGMGIGVPGPVKFESGVVNGAVNLNWPQPVNVSEIMQQFVSFPVYVDNDANVAALGEKHNGAGKDADDVVAITLGTGLGGGIIANGEIVHGHNGSGAELGHFRVDHDQRFKCNCGKSGCIETVASATGVMNLVHFYYPKLTFKSSILPLIKEHKVTAKAVFDAAKAGDQFCIFITERVAQYVAYLASIISVTTNPKYIILGGGMSDAGDILIENIKTEYFHLAFTPSQQGTEIVRAELGNDAGIVGAAGLIKTYIIEKERI, encoded by the coding sequence ATGAGCAAACATTTAATTTTAGCTGCAGATATTGGTGGCACGACATGTAAATTAGGTATTTTCGATAAATCATTAACACAATTATCTAAATGGTCTATAGAGACTGATATCTCAGATCCAACAGGTGAAGTATTACTTAAACAAATTTATGATGCGTTTGTGCACGAGATGGAACGCAACCACTATGATATGAATGAAGTGGTTGGTATGGGTATTGGTGTCCCAGGTCCTGTTAAATTTGAATCTGGTGTTGTCAATGGTGCCGTTAACTTAAATTGGCCACAACCCGTTAACGTTTCAGAAATTATGCAACAATTCGTGTCATTTCCAGTGTATGTAGACAACGATGCAAACGTGGCCGCACTCGGTGAAAAACATAATGGTGCTGGTAAAGATGCGGATGACGTCGTTGCAATTACGCTAGGGACTGGCTTAGGCGGTGGTATTATCGCTAATGGTGAAATTGTTCACGGTCATAACGGCTCAGGTGCTGAACTTGGACATTTTCGTGTCGACCACGATCAACGTTTCAAATGTAATTGTGGTAAATCAGGGTGTATTGAAACAGTTGCTTCTGCGACAGGTGTCATGAATTTAGTTCATTTCTACTATCCGAAGCTCACTTTCAAATCTTCAATTTTACCGCTGATCAAAGAACATAAAGTAACAGCTAAAGCAGTATTCGATGCGGCAAAAGCAGGTGATCAATTCTGTATTTTCATCACAGAACGTGTCGCGCAATACGTCGCATATCTTGCCAGCATTATCAGTGTAACAACAAACCCTAAATACATTATTTTAGGTGGTGGTATGTCTGATGCAGGCGACATATTAATTGAGAATATTAAAACAGAATATTTCCACCTTGCTTTCACACCATCACAACAAGGGACTGAAATTGTACGTGCTGAATTAGGGAACGATGCAGGTATCGTGGGGGCAGCAGGGCTCATTAAAACATATATCATTGAAAAGGAGCGTATTTAA
- a CDS encoding MTH1187 family thiamine-binding protein yields MAIVDVVVIPVGTEGPSVSQYIAEIQTKLEEYKQEGKIDYQLTPMNTLIEGDLADLFEVIQAIHELPFNKGLDRVCTNIRIDDRRDKQRKMNDKLDSVKKHLK; encoded by the coding sequence ATGGCGATTGTTGATGTAGTAGTAATTCCCGTTGGCACAGAAGGACCAAGTGTCAGCCAATACATTGCAGAAATTCAAACAAAATTAGAAGAATATAAGCAAGAAGGTAAAATCGACTATCAACTTACACCAATGAATACATTAATTGAAGGGGACTTAGCCGATTTATTTGAAGTCATCCAAGCTATTCATGAATTACCGTTCAATAAAGGGCTCGATCGTGTATGTACAAACATTCGTATAGACGACCGTCGTGATAAACAACGTAAAATGAACGATAAATTAGATTCTGTCAAAAAACATTTGAAATAA
- a CDS encoding MBL fold metallo-hydrolase → MNISNLTLGFVSTNTYFVENDTEMILIDPAGEIDKIDDKIKQSGKQLIAILLTHAHFDHIAALDDVLKRYDVPVYMHPEEFSFLTDPQKNGSAKFTDYGLPIITSQAEAQELDEGAHQIGQFNIQTLHTPGHSPGSLTYVFDEFAVVGDTLFNNGIGRTDLYQGDYETLVDSIKDKLFSLDEQLPLYPGHGPSTTVEDEYMNPFLDGQS, encoded by the coding sequence ATGAATATTTCTAATCTTACTTTAGGATTTGTTAGCACTAACACTTACTTTGTGGAAAATGATACAGAGATGATTTTGATTGACCCAGCTGGTGAAATTGATAAAATTGATGACAAAATTAAACAGTCTGGGAAGCAACTGATTGCTATTTTGTTAACACATGCCCATTTTGATCATATCGCTGCATTAGACGATGTGCTCAAACGATATGATGTACCTGTTTATATGCATCCGGAAGAGTTTTCATTTTTAACGGATCCACAAAAAAATGGTTCGGCGAAATTTACAGATTACGGTCTTCCTATTATTACTAGCCAAGCAGAAGCTCAAGAACTTGATGAAGGTGCACATCAAATTGGTCAGTTTAACATTCAAACATTGCATACACCAGGACATTCACCTGGCAGTTTGACTTATGTGTTTGATGAATTTGCCGTAGTAGGCGACACGTTATTTAATAATGGGATTGGTCGAACAGATTTATATCAAGGGGACTATGAAACATTAGTCGACTCTATTAAAGATAAATTATTTAGTTTAGACGAACAGTTACCATTATATCCGGGTCACGGGCCTTCTACAACAGTTGAAGATGAATATATGAATCCGTTTTTAGATGGTCAAAGTTAA
- the comGA gene encoding competence type IV pilus ATPase ComGA — protein MQLLLDHVIQFALQNEASDIHFIPSQSQVEVKLRVKDQLVLYDTLNLETYQKLLTLLKYQAGLDISTRHKAQSGRYIYEHKELFYLRVSTLPINLGTESCVIRITPQYFQYAKAHSVLDIKSNMEKKQGLILFSGPTGAGKSTLMYQMVVYAKQKLNLNIITIEDPVEQLVNGITQISVNEKADITYGSSLKAILRCDPDVILIGEIRDSHIARDVIQASLSGHLVLSTIHANDCQGVLLRLIEMGLSQQDLSQSINLIINQRLITTKNEQRQLVYETMDQQEIHYFLNNNFQLPTAFTSLSDKLQLLNKEGVIDEKILRKYTI, from the coding sequence ATGCAACTACTATTAGATCATGTAATACAATTTGCACTTCAAAATGAGGCATCAGACATTCATTTCATCCCTTCACAATCACAAGTCGAAGTTAAACTCAGAGTCAAAGATCAACTTGTATTATATGACACATTAAATCTAGAAACATATCAAAAATTGTTAACTTTGTTGAAATATCAAGCCGGATTAGATATTTCAACACGCCACAAAGCACAAAGTGGGCGCTACATTTATGAACATAAAGAGTTATTTTACTTAAGAGTGTCCACGTTACCTATAAACTTAGGTACTGAAAGTTGTGTCATTCGTATCACACCCCAATATTTTCAATATGCGAAAGCTCACAGTGTCTTAGATATTAAATCCAATATGGAGAAAAAGCAAGGTTTAATTCTGTTTAGTGGTCCAACAGGTGCAGGAAAAAGCACATTAATGTATCAAATGGTCGTCTATGCTAAACAAAAATTAAACCTTAATATCATCACTATAGAAGATCCCGTGGAGCAGCTTGTAAACGGGATTACACAAATTTCAGTTAACGAAAAAGCAGATATTACGTATGGTTCATCGTTAAAAGCAATCCTTCGTTGTGATCCGGATGTCATCTTAATTGGAGAGATTCGTGACAGTCATATTGCAAGGGATGTTATTCAAGCGAGTTTAAGCGGTCATTTAGTATTGTCGACGATACACGCCAATGATTGCCAAGGGGTACTCCTGAGACTGATTGAAATGGGACTCTCACAGCAAGATCTATCTCAATCTATTAACCTCATCATCAATCAAAGACTCATTACAACAAAAAATGAACAGCGACAGCTCGTCTATGAAACGATGGATCAACAAGAGATTCACTACTTTTTGAACAATAATTTTCAACTACCAACTGCTTTCACAAGCCTTTCTGATAAGCTTCAACTTCTGAATAAAGAAGGTGTCATAGATGAAAAGATTTTACGAAAGTATACGATTTAA
- the comGB gene encoding competence type IV pilus assembly protein ComGB, with the protein MKRFYESIRFKRTLKQLNVQHLLIMERLYQLLLHGFTFAEAMLFIYEQLNIRHPTFENQLIEKLKGGANCYDIFRMFGYPETILMQLYFAERYGSLPETLKLCHQFYTKNRKLKKQLIKTIQYPIALILIFLALIVTLNQTVMQQFDQMYETMQLNQSSLQYIVKMFIQNFPAIFLIILFVIVASYYIAKLRLKHLPIERQVHFLTHLPIFKRYYKLFTTYHMTNQFVLFFRNGITLNNIVMIYLNQEANLFLQYVGQTLKSHLQRGESFSHILLQLDCFEPQFINYIKQGEKRDKLDIELEVYSTFLLDHIEAFIHQHIKWIQPIMFAFIGILVLSVYLIMMLPVFEMMQAIKE; encoded by the coding sequence ATGAAAAGATTTTACGAAAGTATACGATTTAAACGCACGTTAAAACAACTTAATGTGCAGCACTTACTCATTATGGAACGCCTCTATCAATTATTATTACATGGTTTTACTTTTGCTGAAGCGATGCTGTTTATATATGAACAACTCAATATACGACATCCTACATTTGAAAATCAACTCATCGAAAAATTAAAAGGAGGTGCAAACTGTTACGACATTTTCCGGATGTTTGGTTATCCTGAAACAATCTTGATGCAGCTTTATTTTGCTGAACGGTACGGCTCACTACCCGAAACGTTAAAATTGTGTCATCAATTTTATACTAAAAACCGCAAACTTAAAAAACAACTGATTAAAACCATCCAATATCCAATCGCACTCATTTTAATCTTTCTCGCCCTGATTGTGACTTTGAACCAAACGGTCATGCAACAATTTGACCAAATGTATGAAACGATGCAATTGAATCAATCATCATTGCAATATATTGTTAAGATGTTCATTCAAAACTTTCCAGCAATCTTTTTAATCATATTGTTTGTGATTGTTGCATCTTATTATATTGCCAAATTACGTTTAAAACATCTCCCAATCGAACGCCAAGTTCATTTTTTAACCCACCTTCCTATATTCAAAAGATATTATAAACTCTTTACGACTTACCACATGACGAACCAATTTGTATTATTTTTTAGAAACGGTATTACATTAAATAATATTGTTATGATTTATTTGAACCAAGAGGCAAATTTATTTTTACAATATGTCGGACAAACATTGAAATCACATCTTCAGCGAGGTGAATCTTTTTCCCACATATTACTTCAATTGGACTGTTTTGAACCTCAATTTATAAACTATATCAAACAAGGTGAAAAACGAGATAAATTGGATATTGAGTTAGAAGTATATAGCACTTTCTTGTTAGACCATATAGAAGCATTTATTCACCAGCATATTAAATGGATCCAACCCATCATGTTCGCATTTATTGGCATTTTAGTGTTATCTGTCTATTTGATTATGATGTTACCCGTTTTTGAAATGATGCAAGCTATTAAAGAATAG
- the comGC gene encoding competence type IV pilus major pilin ComGC, which yields MIQQLKSKFNQKKGFTLIEMLLVLLIISVLLILIIPNIAKQSDHIQKTGCAAQLKMVDSQIEAYALKFNHKPNTIDDLVREGYIKESQKTCKSGEDITIRDGEAVAS from the coding sequence ATGATTCAACAACTTAAATCAAAATTCAACCAAAAGAAAGGTTTTACATTAATTGAAATGCTACTTGTTCTGTTAATTATTAGTGTGTTATTGATTCTCATTATCCCTAATATCGCTAAACAGTCAGATCATATTCAAAAAACAGGCTGTGCCGCACAATTAAAAATGGTCGATAGTCAAATTGAAGCCTATGCTTTAAAGTTTAACCATAAACCAAATACAATTGATGACTTAGTTCGTGAAGGCTACATTAAAGAAAGTCAAAAAACATGCAAATCAGGAGAAGATATCACAATAAGAGATGGCGAAGCAGTTGCGTCATGA